The genomic window AGGCAATCTCGCGGAGTTCGATCTCCGGGAACCTCCGCAACACGGCTCTGCCTGGATGGAGCTGGCTCAACGTCCGCGTCCAGGGCTCAAGGCTTTTTTGGCAAACTCGGGAAGCGAAATCGCCGGGTGACATGGGGAACGATCAAGACCCGGGAAACAAAAAACCCCGGCTTGCGCCCGGGGTTTTTCGTCACAAATCCATCAGGAAGAATAATTTAGTGGAGGATAGGGGATTTGAACCCCTGACCTCTTGCATGCCATGCAAGCGCTCTCCCAGCTGAGCTAATCCCCCGTGTGCTGGTCGTTTGACGGAGATGAATTCTAGGGAAAACTGGTTCCGTGTCAACTCATGTCCGCGAGGAGTATCATAATTCCCGGGGGCGGCGAATTCAACGTCAGATCCGGGCAAGGGCGGGTGCGGATGCGAAGCGAGCGAGAGAAGATGCTGGCGGGGGAGCTCTACGACCCGGCGGATCCGGTGCTGGTCGCCGCGATGAGGCGGGCGCAGGAGCTGTGCGTGGCCCTGAACCAGACGGCGCCGGGGGACGAGGCGGGGCGGCGGCGGATCTGCCGGGACCTGTTCGGGGCCGGCGGGGACAGCGTCCGGATCCGGCCCCCGTTCTTCTGCGACTACGGCTCGCACATCCGGATGGGGGAGTCGGTCTACTTCAACGTCAACTGCGTCATCCTGGACGTCTGCGAGGTGACGATCGGGGACTTCTGCCTCTTCGGCCCGGCCGTGCAGATTTACACGCCGCTCCATCCGCTGGAGCACACGGTGCGGCGGTTCGTCGAGTACGGCAAGCCCGTGGAGATCGGATCGGACGTCTGGGTCGGCGGCGGGGCGATCATCTGCCCGGGCGTCCGGATCGGCGATCGCTCCATCATCGGCGCGGGGAGCGTCGTCACCCGCGACATCCCCGAGGGCGTCCTCGCCGTCGGCAACCCGTGCCGCGTCGTACGAGAGGTGGCGAGCGGGGACGGACCGACGGGCGTGCGGGCTTGACGCGGCGGTCCCTGGCGATTCGAGGCGAACCACATCCGGGGGGGAAGTGACATGAGCAGTCCGGGACGCGCGGCCTGCCTCGCCCTGCTCGCCGCGACGGCCGCCCTGCCCTGGCGGGCCGCCCTCGCGGACGATTTCGACCGGCTCGACGGGGAGGTCCTGGGGAAGCTCCTCCGCGATCCCAAGACGAAGTCGCCGGCCTCACTGGGCTTCCGAGAGCTGGAGGCCCTGCCGACCGCGCTCCGCGGCGTCTCCTCGCCGCTGATCGTCCTGAAGACCGACCAGGGGAACTACGCCCGCCTGCTCGTCGCCCCCGGGTTCCACAAGCGGAAGGACCCTCCCGGGGCCCTCGTGCCGGTGCTCGTGATCGAGCGGTTCGACACCTTCGACGGCGGCCAGGCCGGGACCCGCGTCGCGAAGGGGAAGGACGTGACCCTCTTCCCCGGCTTCCGGGTCGACCTGGACACGGGCCGAATCGTCCCGGAGGGCCTCGGCGGCGACCTCCGCTTCGCGGCGAAGGGCGAGAATGACGGGCTCCTCGCCGCCATCGAGCCGGCCCGGCTCGCGACCCTGGACGCTCGCCCGCCGTTGCCGGCCGAGAAGGCCTCCGGCCCGTCCGCGGGCAAGGTCGTGCGGGCCTCGGATTACGCGGGCAAGTATCGCCTCGTCGCGGACAATCAGTGGTCGGGCGAGCTCTCGCTCCAGGTGGATCCCGCCGGGGCGGTCTCCGGCTGGTTCGTCTCCGACGGCACGGGCGGGGAATACCCCGTCTCCGGCCGGGTCGAGGCCGAGGGCCCGCCGAAGCTCAGCTTCTCCGTCCAGTTCCCGCGAGCCCGGCAGGACTTCGCCGGACGGCTCTGGTCCGAGGGCAAGGGCGTAATCGCCGGCCTCTTCACCATGGGCAGCCACGAGTCCAGCTTCGTCGCGGTCCGCGATGGAGTGCGCAACGCCGCGGACCTCGACCTGGACGTGGCACCCGGCTTACCGATCCAAGGTGTCTCGCCGCGGGCCGATGCCGGCGGCAAGCCGTGGATCCGCGTCGCACTCGGCTCGCAGCCGGATCGCTACCGCGTCCGCAAGGATGCGGACGAGAAGACGGCCGCGGAGCTGATCGACGTCCTCAAGGAGGCCGCGGCGGCCGACCCGGGGGCGCGAGTCGTCCTGGCGGCGCCGGCCTCAGCCCCCTACTCGCGCGTGCTCGCGGCCGTCGATGCGATCCGGGGCGCGGGAATCGGGACCATCCGCGTCGTCCCGGCCGCGGGCGAGCCGTGAATCGTCGATCGCGGCTTGATCCTTCACGCCGCGACTGCGAAGATCGTGGCCCGTCGCGTTCATGCCGATCCGGGAGCGTGTCCGTAGCTGGTGCTCGGCCTGGTCTTCAAAACGCCTGTCGGCAGCATCACATGAATAACCGATATTACATATCCAACCGCAAACCACGCTCCCAAAACAACTTGCGTCACAACAAACAACACCTATTCCTTGATCAATTCTTAATCACGCCCGCCTCGCTGAGCGGAAATCCGGTCGCCGGGTAGTCTATTCGCGTGATGCCAAAAAGCAACACCCGCCCGCCAGGCCGCCGGTGATGCCCGCTCGGCTGGATCGGCCTCAACTCGCCTCGCTTCGCCGAACGCGAAAGGCCGGACTAGCGGGGGGAGATCCCCGCCAACCCGGCCCGGCGAGATTCGAGGAAGGTAGCCGCCCAAGGGAGGGCAGGCCCCATCAACCGTTGATCGAGAGCGTCAATCGGTGACAGATGCCGTTGTCTGGCGACGTGTAAAAGAGGATGTCGGCGGAATCGGGATACGGCGCGTCAATACTCATGACTTGCACGTCGGCCTGCTCTTCCAAGAATCGGAAGAGACGATGCCGCAGGCTCCGGACTAGCTCCACGTTCTCCGCCGGCCAGTCGCGGCCATAGCACGCCCCTTCTTGGGCGGCTGCCTCCGCGGGCGTCGTCGGAAGGGCCTCGGTTGGCCGGGTCGCCTTCCGGCCCTTGCCCTTGCTGTTCGCTATCGCCCCGCCGTTGGCCGCCGCAGGCTTGCCGCCCCGCCCATTCGTCCGAATCGCGTTCGCCGTCGCCATGGGTGCAACTCCGCTTTTGGTGCCGTCGCTGGCAGGTCCCGCCCGGCCTCCGCATCGCGTGAATCAAGCCGGATAAGCACTATCCTTGGCGGGGTTCGCGAAGATTGCAAGAGCCGAATCGGAATTTTCTTTTATGAAAATCCGTGGCAACGTTGCCACATGGCAACGAGACCGCTCCGTTTCTTGGCCGCGGTTCCGATCGCAACGGGAGTGGCGGATTTGGGAGCATGCGGCCGTCCTGGCGGTCGGGCGCGGGCTTATACTTGGAGCCGGCGCAACAGTTTGCCGGGGCCGGCGGCGGGGGTCAAAGTAGCGCCCCACGATAGGCCACCGATTCAAACCAGCCTTCGGATTGCCGATTGGGCCATCGCCGCTCAGGCAATTTTCAAGCTCTCGCGGTCGGCGTTTAACGCCTTGACTTGGATAAGAAGTCTTAAACACAAGGGGCGCGCCTACAGGGACGCTCGGGGGGGCCGCCCGGGGTTAGTGTGGCCCCCGGAAACAGGGCGGGCTCGCCTGAGGCGACTAATGGGAACGCAACACGAAGCCGAAGCGAGGCATTCGAACGAGGCGACGCATCACAAAATCACAGCGCAACGTAGCTGTATTTGCTTAGTTCTTGTCTCATGTTTTCAAACATGCCCTGTAGCCTTGCGAGATATTCTCTACTTTCATCTCTCGCAACAAGAAATCTGAACTCATTATTATACTTTACGTCCCACAATTCTCGAAATGTGTGCTCAACAACTTCCGAGGTGCCACTATGTATCGTGTCCCGTATGTCGTCCATCATGGTCGGGGCGAGCGGCACGCCGCAGTTGTTCTGAACCCATTCAACAACGACGTTCGACAGGCTAATCCTGCGAACCTGAGGCGGAGGGTAATACTGCTCGGCCCACTCCGAGGCAGGCAGGATATCAAAGTCAAAAAGCCTCAGCAGTGCGGACGCAGCAATCAAACACTTAACCGCAAGCGAATCTCGATCGCGAAATAGGTCGGAATATGGACCGACCTGACCAGACATAGTCTCGGCCACCATGCTCCGGATACGAATAGCAAATATGGAGCGAGTCAACATCAACATGGCGGACCGATCTGCATCCCATTCTAAAACCTGGCTCACTATCGAGGGCTGCGTAGTCGCGTCGCCACCCCGGTATTCCGCGATATAAGCTACGCCACGGTCATTATCTTCATAATCCAGATGGCCGGCGAGAATATGTCTCAATTCGTGATAGTGCAAAAAATGTGTGGCTATGTCGGCAAAAAAATCGGACGCTTGTCTTCTTTTCTCGTCGCGTGGAATGTAATCTTCTAAGCTTATTGCGGCCGATTTAGCCGCCGCTAGAAGACTATTGTAATTGCGAGTGATTGGAAGCTTTGGCAAATCGCTCCGCTCAAGTTCTACATCGCCAAGCGCGGGGGCGAAGGCCGGAGTTGACAGCAGATTCCTAAACATAAATTCCAAGGTCATTTGCAATCCATAAGTTATTGTTATAGCATAATATGAATCTTCTTTTATAGCCCAAGCATTTATGAGAGGGCTGTCAATGTAATCTACGACAACTTTGGGAAGTTGCCGCCTGAGGCCTGTAGGCTTAGAAACTATCCGAGAACACCTGTAGTGATCATGTGACGGCTACTTTGGGCTTGCCTTGAGTGAGGCGATAGAGCCTGCGATACCAGAGGAGGGCGCAGGCGAGCTGGATCATGCCGAGGTAGTTGATGTCGTTCTTCTCGTACCTCACCAGCAGGCCGCGGCACTTCGACAGCCAGGCGAAGGTCCGCTCGACGACCCAGCGGCGGGGCTTGTGCCCCTTCGAGGTGTCGACGGCCTTCTTCTCCTCGCCGATGCGACGGATGTGCGGCGCGTATCCGGAGGCGGTCGCCGCCTCCTCCGAGCGGGGGTTGTCATACCCCTTGTCGAGGCAGAGGTTCTGCGGCTCGTCGGCCGACGGCTCGGGCCTCTCGACGACGATCGCCTCGATCGTCTCGGCCAGGAGCTTCTGCTCCACGACGTTGGCCCCGGCGATCACCACCCCCAGCGGCCCGCCATCGGCGTCGGTCAGCAGGCTCTTCTTGGTGCCCTGCTTGCCGCGGTCGGTGGGGTTCCTGCCCGTCTTTTCCCCCCCCGGACCGGGCCTTGCCCAGCATCGCGTCGGCGCTCTGCCATCTCCAATCCACCCCGCCGAGCTCGTCGCACTCGGCGAGGATGACCGCCCAGATCCCCTCCAGGACGCCCCCCTCGGCCCATCGCCGGAACCAGTCGTGGACGGTGCTCTTGGGCCCGAACCGCTCCGGGAGCTGATCCCACTGGCAGCCGCTGCGCATCCGGAAGATGATCCCTTCGAGCATCCTCCGCCACTGGGCCGGCGGTCGCCCCGTCGCCTTGGCGGGCCAGAACTCCAGGAGGATCGGCTCGATCCTGGCCCACAGCTCATCGGGGATCTCCCAGATCGTCTCCAGCGGCGGGACTTGCGATTTCCGGCGAGCCATCTCCGGGCCTCCTGGTCATGGTGCCCCCCTCGCGAGCGGATCTCATGACACAAACCCCTTCAAGCAAAGGGCATTCCGGAAAGCCAAGTTCTCGGATAGTTTCTTAAGCGCCACTCGAAATTCGTCTACAAGCCTCGCAAGTATAGACTGTTGTTTTTTCATCCTCTCGTTCGACCGCTGAGGGGCGTCATCCGGCAGCCTCCGACGAAACTCGGCCCTCAGCTTCAGTATCGCTCTTTCGAAAAGCTCGGCATCGCTCATGGCGGCGTCCCTCATGAGTATACAATGAGACTTTGGTGTCATGAAGCCTCGCGAATTGTGGGATGCCATTATATAGGACGCCAGATCAAGCCGCAAGACAATAACCAGCCCCTCCCCTTGTGGCAGGTTGGTTGAAACGACAAGCCAAGGGGTGGCGGTCCACAAACCCCACCGCACCTCGCCTGGGCGGCTGCCCCCCCGTCTCTGTATCGTACGCCACGCGCCGACCGTGCCCCGCTGCGGGCGAGTTGCATCTGCGCAATTCTGGTATCCTGATTCCGGCCCGGCGGAATTGTTCCCCGGGAATGGCGTGAGTTGCGGAAGGGGGTTCGTGATGTCGCGGCCGAACCGATGGACTGGCTTCGCACTCCTGGCATGCCTGGCTCTAAGTATCCTAGCTCTCGGGTCCTCGATGTCTTCCGGACAGGGCCCGGCAGCGAAACCGGCAATTTGGGAGTACAAGTCGATCTGGTTCAGTCCGACAAACAAGCCACCCGAGGATTTAAACGCCGAAGGAAAGCAGGGCTGGGAACTAGTCTCGGTCGCCGAGGCAGACCAGTTCCACCATGTGATCGCCGTCTTCAAACGGGCGAAGCCGTAGTGGCGCAACCAAGAGGCTTTGCGGCCGACTTCCCGGGCCTGCGGCGGCCGACTCCCCGGACACCGCAGGCCCGCAGTGCTCCGCAGGCCCGCGTTCTTGCCAGCTAGACCATCGCGTCCAGGGTGACCAGGTCGGCCGGTTGGGAGAGGTTCGCGGCCAGCTTTTGAACGGCCTGCGCCAGCTTGTTGACGCCGCTGGCGGTCGCGTTCGTGTTCTTGGCGATCTGATCCTGCGTCTTGCCGGACGGGTCGCCGAACTTCGATCGCAGGGTGATCGAGGCCGCCTCGGCGGAGCCGGCCAGGGCCGCCCCGGAGAACGCCTTCCCCTCGCGGGGGGCCTTCGCCGCCTTGTCCGCCTTCTCTTTGCCGCCCGCGATCCCGAGTTTTGAGAAATCGACTCCCGCGGGCCTGGCGAGATCCTTGCGAAGCGCGTCGATCTTCTGCCGGGCCTTGTCGAAATACTCGTTGACGGACGCCGAGGCGTCGGGGGCCAGGGCGGCTTTCTCGAATTCCTTCCGTTGGGCTTCGGCCGTGGCCTTGAAGGAATTCGCCCATTTCTTCATCTCGGGATCGCCGATGCTGCCGATGCGACGGCCGGCGTTGGGGTCCATGAAGGCCCCGAAATTCTTCTTGTCGAAGACGCCCGAGAAATCGCCCATCGCCATGGAGATGAGCGGCTTCAGGGTCGACAGCCGGTCGATGATCTCGCCCACGCCTTCGGTGATCGAGGCCTGCGCCAGCTTCCAGTCACGCGCGATGGTCTGGAATGCGTCCGCCACGCCGCCGGCCGTCTTTTGGAGCCAGCCCATCGACTCGGCCGCCTGGCTCGCGCCGCCCACCGTACCAGCCGCCCAATCGAGGGCCGCCGCCTTGTTCCCCTGCCAAGCGAGGTTCAGCGCCTCGATCCCTACGTTGATCTCAGCCAGGCCCTTTCCCACGACAGGCAGGAGCGTCTCCCCGATCGAGGCCGCGAGGTTGCCGACCCTCCCCGTTGCCTCGCGGGATGCATTGGCGAACCCATCGGCCGTCTTCGCCAGGTCGCCCTGCGCGTCCTTAAGCCCGCCCATGATGATGGACGCGCGGGCCGCAACCTTCGCTTGGTTGGATAGCTCTTGCCCCGCCTTGACCAAGCCCATTTCCAGAGCCTTGGCCTTGACCATATCCTCATTCATGAGGATGCCGAGATCCTTCAATGGCTCGCTCTCGCCGGACAGGCCCGACCGGAGCTTGTTGAACGCGGCGTCGAAGTCCAGGTTGAAGAACGACGACGCATCGCCGGACAGCTTAACGAACTGCGAGGCGAGATCGGCCGCCTGGCCTTCGGTGAACCCGGCCCCCTTGAACAGACCGCCGAGCTTGCCCGATGCGTCGAGGAACTCGTTTTTGGACGTGCCGAACGCCTCGGCCATGGCGTCGGCATCGGCCGTGATCTTGCCGGCCGCCTTGCCGAAGATCGATTGAACCTTGTTGATGTTCTCGCTGAGATCCGAGGCCGCGGAGATCATCTTGCCGAAGCCGATGGCCGAGGCCGCGCCGAAGGCCGCCGTGAAGGCCCCTGCGATCAACGCGCCGGTGCCGGTGGCGCTCTTCTCGAAGCTCTGGAGTGACCGCTGGGCGGAGGCGAGGCCGGATTTGAACTTCGCCGTATCCGCCATCATGGCGATCGAGATTTTGCCGACTAAGGCCATCGCTGAGTTCCTTGATATGTGTGAGTGCGAATGAACGAGGCTTTGTTTCATCCCCCGGCAGACGGAAGGCCAGCCACCCAAGGGCAGGGCTGCCCCTCGATTGGGCGGCTGGCGTTGGCCGGCGGTTAGGCATAGGTCGGGAAGATGTCGCCGGCGCGGGCCCGTGGGCTGCGCAGGGCCGAAAGATATCGCTCTCCAGCCTGCGTGAGCCGCGCCCCGGTGGCCAGCTTCACGAAGCCGCCCTTCAGTTCCTGGCACGCCCGTTCCTCGGGAAGGTCGAGCGCCACCCCTTTCCCGTGATGCGAGCTATTAAACATCAGGCAGTCCGCGGTGACCGTCACCTTAATGCGAGGCTGGCCGTTGAACGGATCGGGAGGTGGCGTCGGCTTGACCGGGGGCCTCCTATCGGGAAGCGGCTCGGTCAACTGCGACGGGTCCACGATCTCGGCCGCGCCGTCCCTATGGAGATCGAGGGCCCGGAACTGGCTCGCGATACCCTCCTGTCCGGCTGCCAGGATGTGCCGATGGGCAACCACGCCTTCGCGGAGCGCCTTGATCCTGACCGTGTATTCAGCCTTCCCGGCCTCCACCCAATGCTCGGCCAGCGTTTCGGGCACGGTCAGAAGCTCGCCGGCCCCGCGGATCTCGCCGTTGTGGATGAGGGCCTTGGTCAGTTTGACGGTTTCGATCGCCATGTGAAAACTCTCCGATGCTTCGGTTGGGAAGGAAGGCGGGGGAGGCAGCCGCCCAATGCGGGGCTGGGCGGCTGCCGGTCGGGGCTGGGGCTTAGGAAGTCACGATGTCGGTCGCCGCGCAGAACGCCGCGGGCTGGCGAACGAGGATGTCCACGTCCTGAAAGAGGTTCACGCGCACGACTCCGAGTGTCGAAGCCTTGTACGGGTCAACCAATACGTCCGCAACGCTGAAAAGCTGGATGACCAGGTTCGACCAGTCTGCGTATACGATCGAACCGAGATTTGTCCCGGTGCCCTTTGTCGTGTTGTCCGGCATGTTGCCAGTTGACCAGGCTGGCTTGCCCAAGACGCGATCCGCATCAGACCAGAGCCAGGCCCCGGAGCCCGCGGACGAACCATCGATCGAACGCATCTTCGATCTCGTCGCAACGCTGGCCACCCAGCCGAGCGAGGCCGAAGCCGCGGCATCTCCGTTCGCGGCGGCGACCGCCTTCTCCATGGCGACGAGAGTTGCGCGGGTCGGCACTCCGCCGTTCGTGCCAAGGGCCACGCTGCCAATGCCCGAAGTCTGAAGAATGCCCGTCGGCTGGCCGCTCGATCCGCTGCCATTGAGGGCCGCCCGATCGATCTCGACGGCCGCCCCGGTGATCAGGTCGTCAATCACCATCCGTTCGACCGCCGGGCCGCCTTGGGACAGCATGCGGGTCGTGATATCGACGTACGCGGCCACGGTCCGGGGGCTAGCCACTACGGCCGCAGTCGTCGGATTGGTCGAACTGCCCGGGGCCGCAGCCTCATTCACCCAAGAGGTTTGAGCCGCGGTCAATTTGCGGGGCAGCTGGACTTGCCCGTAATTCGTCGTCTCGCCCGATCGGAGGTCGCCGAGGAACGCGCCGGCCAGGCCGCAGACCAGCTTAGGCCGCAGGATGTCCGCGGTCCCGGCCAGATACTTATAGATCGCCCCGGAACCGGCCGTCGTGTCGAGCGCTCGCTCTTCAAATGAGCCGCCCAGCAACGCCGGGATCGGCACCAGGAATCCCTGGGGGGAGATGCCGAGAGATCGAGCAAGAGCCTGGCCGGCCTCGCCCTCAAATCCCCCGGAATTGATCCTCTTGCCGTCCACACATCGCTTGATCGCACTGAATAGGGAATACTGATGATTAGACATCGCGATTCCTATGGGATGGGAGGGGAAACGAAGGTTGATTGACAGGGATGCCGCGCGACGTTGAGCGGCTGTCAGATCCCGGCCTCGGAGATCTCGATCAGGAGGAGCAAAGCCTCGCGGCTCGGCAAATGCCCCGCCCTACGCTGACGGTTGATCAGATCCCGGGCCGCCACGGCCACGGCCCGGACGTCGGCCGCGTTGTCCCGGGATTCGCAGAGCCGTTCAAGGCAGCCCCGGATGAGCCGGACACTGGCATCCTTCAGCGGGGCGG from Aquisphaera giovannonii includes these protein-coding regions:
- a CDS encoding sugar O-acetyltransferase translates to MRSEREKMLAGELYDPADPVLVAAMRRAQELCVALNQTAPGDEAGRRRICRDLFGAGGDSVRIRPPFFCDYGSHIRMGESVYFNVNCVILDVCEVTIGDFCLFGPAVQIYTPLHPLEHTVRRFVEYGKPVEIGSDVWVGGGAIICPGVRIGDRSIIGAGSVVTRDIPEGVLAVGNPCRVVREVASGDGPTGVRA
- a CDS encoding ExbD/TolR family protein, encoding MSSPGRAACLALLAATAALPWRAALADDFDRLDGEVLGKLLRDPKTKSPASLGFRELEALPTALRGVSSPLIVLKTDQGNYARLLVAPGFHKRKDPPGALVPVLVIERFDTFDGGQAGTRVAKGKDVTLFPGFRVDLDTGRIVPEGLGGDLRFAAKGENDGLLAAIEPARLATLDARPPLPAEKASGPSAGKVVRASDYAGKYRLVADNQWSGELSLQVDPAGAVSGWFVSDGTGGEYPVSGRVEAEGPPKLSFSVQFPRARQDFAGRLWSEGKGVIAGLFTMGSHESSFVAVRDGVRNAADLDLDVAPGLPIQGVSPRADAGGKPWIRVALGSQPDRYRVRKDADEKTAAELIDVLKEAAAADPGARVVLAAPASAPYSRVLAAVDAIRGAGIGTIRVVPAAGEP
- a CDS encoding IS5 family transposase (programmed frameshift) codes for the protein MPDELWARIEPILLEFWPAKATGRPPAQWRRMLEGIIFRMRSGCQWDQLPERFGPKSTVHDWFRRWAEGGVLEGIWAVILAECDELGGVDWRWQSADAMLGKAPGPGGEKTGRNPTDRGKQGTKKSLLTDADGGPLGVVIAGANVVEQKLLAETIEAIVVERPEPSADEPQNLCLDKGYDNPRSEEAATASGYAPHIRRIGEEKKAVDTSKGHKPRRWVVERTFAWLSKCRGLLVRYEKNDINYLGMIQLACALLWYRRLYRLTQGKPKVAVT
- a CDS encoding phage tail tape measure protein is translated as MALVGKISIAMMADTAKFKSGLASAQRSLQSFEKSATGTGALIAGAFTAAFGAASAIGFGKMISAASDLSENINKVQSIFGKAAGKITADADAMAEAFGTSKNEFLDASGKLGGLFKGAGFTEGQAADLASQFVKLSGDASSFFNLDFDAAFNKLRSGLSGESEPLKDLGILMNEDMVKAKALEMGLVKAGQELSNQAKVAARASIIMGGLKDAQGDLAKTADGFANASREATGRVGNLAASIGETLLPVVGKGLAEINVGIEALNLAWQGNKAAALDWAAGTVGGASQAAESMGWLQKTAGGVADAFQTIARDWKLAQASITEGVGEIIDRLSTLKPLISMAMGDFSGVFDKKNFGAFMDPNAGRRIGSIGDPEMKKWANSFKATAEAQRKEFEKAALAPDASASVNEYFDKARQKIDALRKDLARPAGVDFSKLGIAGGKEKADKAAKAPREGKAFSGAALAGSAEAASITLRSKFGDPSGKTQDQIAKNTNATASGVNKLAQAVQKLAANLSQPADLVTLDAMV
- a CDS encoding phage major capsid protein — translated: MSNHQYSLFSAIKRCVDGKRINSGGFEGEAGQALARSLGISPQGFLVPIPALLGGSFEERALDTTAGSGAIYKYLAGTADILRPKLVCGLAGAFLGDLRSGETTNYGQVQLPRKLTAAQTSWVNEAAAPGSSTNPTTAAVVASPRTVAAYVDITTRMLSQGGPAVERMVIDDLITGAAVEIDRAALNGSGSSGQPTGILQTSGIGSVALGTNGGVPTRATLVAMEKAVAAANGDAAASASLGWVASVATRSKMRSIDGSSAGSGAWLWSDADRVLGKPAWSTGNMPDNTTKGTGTNLGSIVYADWSNLVIQLFSVADVLVDPYKASTLGVVRVNLFQDVDILVRQPAAFCAATDIVTS